One window from the genome of Bacillus tianshenii encodes:
- the kynU gene encoding kynureninase codes for MNERDKFSRDFAVQLDQQDPLAQFRNEFYLSEERIYLDGNSLGLLSKRAEQSLLDVMNAWKQYGIDGWTEGEHPWFYLSETLGDRFAPLIGAHKEEVVVTGSTTSNLHQLASTFYQPNGTRTKILADELNFPTDIYALQSQLQLKGFDPAEHLIQVKSRDGHTLNEDDIIAAMDEDVALIVLSSILYRSGQILDMKRLTEEAHKRKIVIGFDLCHSIGSIPHQLSDWGVDFAFWCTYKHINGGPGSVAALYVNKKHFGKTPGLSGWFSSRKDKQFDMDHSLTPAEDAGAFQMGTPHVLSMAPLIGALSLFEEAGIQNIREKSLRLTSYLTNLLEHELSEYDFTICNPRENHQRGGHLFITHKEAARICKSLKEYEIIPDFRAPNGIRLAPVALYNTFEEVWHTVQTLKKIMKDEHYKKFENKRGVIA; via the coding sequence ATGAATGAACGAGACAAGTTTTCAAGAGACTTCGCCGTACAGCTTGATCAGCAAGACCCTCTGGCGCAATTCCGTAATGAATTTTACTTAAGTGAAGAACGCATCTACCTTGATGGGAACTCACTCGGTCTTCTTTCAAAGCGAGCTGAGCAATCTTTATTAGATGTGATGAATGCTTGGAAGCAATATGGCATTGACGGCTGGACAGAAGGCGAACATCCATGGTTTTATTTATCCGAAACGTTAGGGGACCGCTTTGCTCCACTAATCGGTGCACATAAAGAAGAAGTTGTTGTAACCGGTTCCACAACATCAAACTTACATCAGCTCGCCTCCACCTTCTATCAACCAAATGGAACGCGAACAAAAATTCTAGCAGATGAATTGAATTTCCCAACTGACATCTATGCTCTACAAAGTCAGCTTCAGCTAAAAGGGTTCGACCCGGCCGAGCATCTCATTCAAGTTAAAAGCCGTGATGGTCATACCTTAAATGAGGATGACATTATCGCAGCGATGGATGAGGATGTTGCGCTAATTGTTTTATCAAGCATTCTTTATCGCAGTGGTCAAATCTTGGATATGAAGAGACTGACAGAGGAAGCACACAAACGAAAGATTGTCATCGGGTTTGACCTTTGTCATTCAATTGGCTCAATCCCTCACCAGCTTTCTGATTGGGGTGTGGACTTTGCCTTTTGGTGTACATATAAGCATATAAATGGCGGACCAGGAAGCGTGGCAGCCCTTTATGTCAATAAGAAGCATTTCGGCAAAACACCTGGTCTCTCTGGATGGTTTAGTTCTCGAAAAGACAAACAATTTGATATGGATCATTCGTTAACACCAGCTGAAGATGCAGGTGCATTTCAAATGGGAACACCACATGTGTTAAGCATGGCTCCGTTAATTGGCGCCCTCTCCCTCTTTGAAGAAGCAGGTATCCAAAACATTCGTGAAAAATCACTCCGGTTAACTAGCTATTTAACCAACTTGCTTGAGCATGAACTAAGCGAATACGACTTTACCATTTGTAACCCACGCGAAAATCATCAGCGCGGCGGACACCTTTTTATTACACATAAGGAAGCTGCACGGATTTGTAAATCGTTAAAAGAATATGAGATTATTCCAGACTTCCGTGCTCCAAATGGTATTCGCTTGGCACCTGTTGCCCTCTATAATACATTTGAAGAAGTATGGCATACTGTGCAAACGTTGAAAAAAATTATGAAAGACGAGCATTACAAAAAATTTGAAAATAAACGTGGAGTGATCGCATGA
- a CDS encoding MurR/RpiR family transcriptional regulator, protein MLEQFVLDKIKHNQKNLTKAQKLVADYLLHNSEKVSYMTAVQIAQEVGVSETTVIRLAVSLGYQKFSQLQEEFRKELLNRRTLQRFKEASERAETDSILAQSFQQDVENLNLTLERIDEKEFEAAIDSICEASKVYTLGFRSSTTDAFYLGFTLNNLIGNVEPITTIGTAMDSCLKECDETNVIIIFSYPRYTSITVDAAKYLSEKGCKIIGITDSLQSPIIQYCKQVFFTSIESYTPSDSHVAGIALINAFLSAVGQKLPERVEEQLNELEGYFEKMKIFHNS, encoded by the coding sequence GTGTTGGAGCAATTTGTGCTAGACAAAATAAAACATAACCAAAAGAATCTAACAAAGGCTCAAAAGCTTGTAGCTGACTATCTTCTTCATAACAGTGAAAAGGTTTCATATATGACAGCAGTGCAAATTGCGCAAGAAGTTGGTGTGAGTGAGACAACAGTTATTCGTTTAGCAGTAAGCCTAGGTTATCAAAAGTTCTCTCAACTACAAGAAGAATTTAGAAAAGAGCTTCTTAATCGCCGAACCTTGCAAAGATTTAAAGAAGCGAGTGAAAGGGCAGAAACAGATAGTATATTAGCTCAGAGCTTCCAACAGGATGTAGAGAATCTTAATTTAACATTGGAGCGTATTGACGAGAAGGAATTCGAAGCCGCGATCGATTCTATTTGTGAGGCAAGCAAGGTTTATACGTTAGGCTTTCGTTCTTCAACTACTGATGCTTTTTACTTAGGATTTACATTAAACAATTTAATAGGGAATGTCGAGCCTATTACAACGATAGGAACAGCGATGGATAGTTGTTTGAAGGAATGCGATGAAACAAATGTGATTATCATTTTCTCTTATCCAAGGTATACCTCGATTACAGTAGATGCTGCGAAGTACCTTAGTGAGAAAGGCTGTAAAATTATTGGTATTACGGATAGTCTCCAATCGCCAATTATTCAATATTGTAAGCAAGTGTTTTTTACTTCTATTGAATCTTATACACCATCAGACTCTCATGTTGCTGGAATTGCTCTTATTAATGCCTTTCTTTCGGCAGTCGGGCAGAAGCTTCCAGAACGTGTGGAAGAACAATTAAATGAATTAGAAGGTTATTTTGAGAAGATGAAGATATTTCATAATTCATGA
- the htpX gene encoding protease HtpX yields the protein MGKRIFFFLLTNVLVLVTIGIILSVFNVGSYINAEGGIDFGTLLVFSAIVGFSGSFISLAMSRWMAKMMMSVRVLKPEDSLSAMERDVVEKVHRLSRAAGLTHMPEVGIYDSAEVNAFATGPSKKRSLVAVSSGLLHEMDDDAVEGVIAHEVAHIANGDMVTMTLLQGVVNTFVVFLARIAAWAVSRFVKEDLAPIVHFIAVIVFQIVFSILGSIVVFAFSRYREFHADRGAADLAGKDKMIHALQSLKAYTNRVTNENDTAISTLKINNKKRNILFSTHPDLDDRISRLEMK from the coding sequence ATGGGGAAACGAATTTTCTTTTTCCTTTTGACGAACGTTTTAGTGTTAGTCACAATTGGTATTATTCTTAGCGTCTTCAACGTAGGAAGTTATATAAATGCTGAAGGCGGAATTGATTTTGGAACGTTACTAGTATTTAGTGCCATTGTCGGGTTTAGCGGGTCATTTATATCGCTTGCTATGTCTAGATGGATGGCAAAAATGATGATGAGTGTTCGTGTATTAAAACCTGAGGATTCCTTATCTGCTATGGAAAGAGATGTCGTTGAAAAGGTTCACCGTCTTTCTCGTGCCGCAGGGTTAACGCACATGCCAGAAGTAGGGATTTATGATTCAGCTGAGGTAAATGCCTTTGCAACAGGTCCTTCAAAGAAGCGTTCTCTTGTTGCAGTTTCAAGCGGATTGCTTCATGAAATGGATGATGACGCTGTAGAAGGTGTTATTGCTCATGAAGTTGCCCATATTGCAAATGGCGATATGGTGACGATGACGTTGCTTCAAGGCGTTGTGAATACGTTTGTTGTCTTCCTTGCACGTATTGCAGCGTGGGCTGTTTCACGTTTTGTGAAAGAGGACTTAGCACCGATTGTTCATTTTATTGCGGTGATCGTTTTCCAAATTGTCTTTTCCATATTAGGCAGCATCGTAGTGTTCGCATTTTCTCGTTATCGTGAGTTCCACGCTGACCGCGGTGCAGCTGACTTAGCAGGAAAGGATAAAATGATTCATGCTTTACAAAGCTTAAAAGCCTACACAAACCGAGTAACAAATGAAAATGATACAGCTATTTCAACGTTGAAAATTAATAATAAAAAGAGAAATATCCTATTCTCAACACACCCAGACTTAGATGACAGAATTAGTCGATTAGAAATGAAATAA
- the kynB gene encoding arylformamidase, which yields MSKQTQWIDISQPLDDNIAHWPGDTAFSYHLTFPKTVTGSVNIGSMTTSLHTGTHVDAPFHFRDDGERILDLDLNVFIGPARVIDVSSASKINEDALRTANLNGISRVLFKTSVPNQPECFPEQIPPITADGAAFLKEKGIVLVGVDVPSVDPLDSKEMTGHHALYEHGIHILENLMLDEIAEGDYELIALPLPLKEADGSPVRAVIRPI from the coding sequence ATGAGCAAACAAACGCAGTGGATCGATATCTCTCAGCCGCTAGACGATAATATTGCTCACTGGCCAGGTGATACCGCCTTTTCTTATCATCTTACCTTTCCGAAAACAGTAACCGGCTCAGTTAATATTGGCAGCATGACAACTAGTCTGCATACTGGAACACACGTGGACGCTCCTTTTCACTTCCGCGATGATGGAGAGCGAATCTTAGACCTTGATTTGAATGTCTTTATCGGCCCAGCTCGAGTGATTGACGTCTCTTCTGCTTCAAAAATAAATGAAGATGCTCTTCGCACTGCGAATCTTAATGGCATTTCGCGTGTGCTTTTTAAAACGTCTGTACCAAATCAACCTGAGTGCTTTCCAGAGCAGATTCCGCCGATTACTGCTGATGGCGCCGCCTTTCTCAAAGAAAAAGGCATCGTTCTAGTCGGTGTTGATGTCCCATCAGTCGACCCGCTGGACAGCAAGGAAATGACCGGCCACCATGCTCTCTACGAACATGGCATTCATATATTAGAGAACCTTATGCTTGATGAAATAGCAGAGGGCGATTATGAACTCATTGCCCTTCCTCTGCCGCTAAAGGAAGCAGACGGAAGCCCTGTACGCGCTGTCATTCGACCAATCTAA
- a CDS encoding sodium-dependent transporter, whose translation MSRKREQWSSKLGFILSSAGAAIGLGAIWKFPYVTGSNGGGAFFLIFIAFTLLIGLPMLISEFIIGRGAKKEAVSAYDKLAPNSIWTITGRLGVAGCFLLLSFYAVVGGWVLLYTALSLVGRIIEPDMNYGQLFGQVTGSPALGLLGLALFLFINVIVLSFGIKNGIEKASKYMMPLLFIFFVILVIRSVTLDGAMEGIRFFLQPDFTKITGESVLYALGQSFFSLAVGFSCMVTYSSYLDKKENIPYAAGSVSIMNIFVSLLAGLAIFPVVFAFGLEPTEGPGLLFIVLPSVFSQMPFGELFLSLFLLLFLFATLTSSFSLLEIIISAFTEGGKRSRSAVSWLTGLVVFVAGIPAALSFSVLQDVTFFGKGIFDTTDYLVSNILLPLGCLLIAIFISYKMNQQLVEDEFKSGHSYSLGIYSAWKFLMKWVAPITILIVFLNSLGII comes from the coding sequence ATGAGTAGAAAGAGAGAACAATGGTCATCGAAGCTCGGCTTTATTTTATCTTCAGCAGGTGCTGCGATTGGATTAGGAGCGATTTGGAAATTCCCTTATGTCACCGGCTCCAATGGCGGCGGCGCTTTTTTTCTTATTTTTATCGCCTTCACTCTGCTGATCGGACTGCCGATGCTCATTTCAGAATTTATTATCGGACGGGGTGCTAAGAAAGAAGCAGTTTCTGCATATGATAAGCTTGCCCCCAATAGCATATGGACAATTACAGGACGCCTCGGGGTCGCGGGCTGCTTCTTACTGCTTTCCTTCTATGCAGTTGTCGGCGGCTGGGTCTTACTCTATACAGCACTGTCACTCGTCGGCCGTATTATTGAGCCAGATATGAATTATGGACAGCTGTTTGGACAAGTGACAGGCTCACCTGCACTCGGACTGTTAGGTCTTGCATTGTTCTTATTCATTAATGTCATCGTCCTTTCATTCGGAATTAAGAACGGAATTGAAAAGGCAAGCAAATATATGATGCCGCTTCTCTTTATCTTTTTCGTCATTCTTGTCATTCGTTCCGTAACGCTGGACGGTGCGATGGAAGGCATTCGCTTCTTCCTGCAGCCAGACTTCACAAAAATCACTGGAGAGTCTGTTCTTTATGCACTTGGCCAATCCTTCTTTTCGTTAGCTGTCGGCTTTTCTTGCATGGTTACATACAGTTCATATTTAGATAAGAAGGAAAACATTCCATACGCGGCAGGCTCTGTTTCGATTATGAATATTTTCGTTTCATTATTAGCTGGATTAGCGATCTTCCCTGTTGTCTTCGCATTTGGGCTTGAACCGACAGAAGGACCAGGATTATTGTTTATCGTGCTGCCGTCTGTTTTTTCTCAAATGCCATTTGGCGAACTGTTTCTAAGCTTATTTTTGTTACTGTTCCTATTTGCTACGTTAACGTCATCATTCAGCTTATTAGAGATTATCATCTCGGCCTTTACAGAAGGCGGAAAGCGTTCACGCTCTGCTGTTTCATGGCTAACAGGCTTAGTCGTTTTTGTCGCAGGCATCCCCGCTGCACTTTCATTTAGTGTATTACAAGATGTTACGTTCTTCGGAAAAGGGATCTTTGATACAACAGACTACCTTGTTAGTAACATTCTGTTGCCGCTTGGTTGTTTGTTAATCGCAATTTTCATTTCTTATAAAATGAACCAACAACTAGTTGAAGATGAATTCAAGTCAGGCCATTCCTATTCACTAGGCATCTACTCCGCTTGGAAATTCTTAATGAAATGGGTTGCTCCGATTACAATTCTAATCGTTTTCTTAAACAGCTTAGGCATTATTTGA
- a CDS encoding urease accessory protein UreH, protein MEIGFLSVLLFGFILGIKHAIEPDHVIAVSTIASKSKVWWRSSLAGVFWGIGHTLTLLVVGVIVILLKVEISEVVAMSLEFLVGIMLVYLGVTSVISYKGQPHSHEDSKGFSYGKSLFVGFVHGLAGSAAMILLTISTVESLTEVGLYIFIFGLGTIVGMLLFSTVIGLPFVFSIKKGSVNQTLTRLTGVVSAAFGIYFMYNLGINEGLFQLWIQ, encoded by the coding sequence ATGGAGATTGGTTTTCTATCAGTCTTGCTTTTTGGTTTTATATTAGGAATCAAACATGCGATTGAGCCTGACCATGTGATTGCGGTATCGACCATTGCAAGTAAGAGTAAGGTTTGGTGGCGCTCTTCGCTTGCAGGTGTCTTCTGGGGGATAGGACATACATTAACACTGCTGGTTGTTGGAGTTATCGTCATCCTATTAAAGGTTGAGATTAGTGAAGTTGTAGCGATGTCTTTAGAATTTCTTGTCGGCATTATGCTCGTTTATCTCGGTGTAACAAGTGTCATTTCGTATAAAGGACAACCTCATTCACATGAAGACAGCAAAGGATTTTCCTATGGAAAGTCATTGTTTGTCGGGTTCGTTCACGGCCTAGCGGGAAGCGCCGCGATGATTCTATTAACGATTTCTACAGTGGAAAGCTTAACTGAGGTTGGTTTGTACATCTTCATCTTCGGCCTTGGAACGATTGTCGGCATGTTGCTATTCTCTACTGTTATCGGCCTGCCGTTTGTCTTTAGTATAAAAAAAGGTAGTGTTAATCAAACACTTACAAGACTGACTGGTGTAGTTAGCGCAGCTTTTGGAATTTACTTCATGTATAACCTCGGCATCAATGAAGGATTATTTCAATTATGGATTCAATAG
- a CDS encoding NCS2 family permease, with the protein MERFFNLQQLGTNVKTEIIAGITTFLTMVYIVVVNPAILSAAGVPFEQVFVATIIAAAIGTLIMALFANHPIAIAPGMGMNAYFTSVVATQGVTYQAVFGTVFLAGIIFLLLSFTKLRETLIQSIPPSLKYGITSGIGLFIAFIGLKMSGIVVANEATLVGFGDLHQPHTILAIIGLFVTLILIARNVQGALFFGMLVTAVAGYFTGQLQFDGIVSAPPVPVFFDLDIGGVFSHGLYTVVFAFLLVTIFDTTGTMVGVAEQAGLMKDGNFPRVKPALMADAMATIVGSTFGTSPSSAYIESSSGVAVGGRSGLTSLVVGLLFIVSLFFSPFVSAISSLSAITAPVLIIVGCFMMEGLARVNWKVFDEAFPAFAIILTMPLTSSIATGISIGFITYPLMKLVSGKAKDVHPILYVFGVIFIIQMIFFPAH; encoded by the coding sequence GTGGAACGTTTTTTTAATTTGCAGCAGTTAGGGACGAATGTGAAAACAGAAATTATTGCTGGGATTACGACCTTTTTAACGATGGTTTATATTGTTGTTGTCAATCCTGCTATTCTTTCTGCAGCAGGTGTTCCGTTTGAGCAAGTATTTGTGGCGACAATTATTGCAGCAGCAATCGGAACATTAATTATGGCATTGTTTGCGAATCATCCAATTGCAATTGCGCCTGGTATGGGGATGAATGCTTACTTCACAAGTGTGGTTGCAACGCAGGGTGTGACATATCAAGCTGTATTTGGAACGGTCTTTCTTGCTGGGATTATTTTCTTGTTGCTTAGCTTTACGAAGTTAAGAGAAACATTGATTCAATCAATCCCGCCTTCATTAAAATATGGAATTACATCAGGAATTGGGTTATTTATTGCATTTATTGGACTTAAGATGTCTGGAATTGTTGTTGCAAATGAGGCGACATTAGTTGGGTTTGGTGATTTACATCAGCCTCATACGATTCTTGCAATTATTGGTTTGTTTGTAACGTTGATTTTGATTGCTCGTAATGTGCAAGGTGCGCTGTTTTTCGGAATGCTTGTGACAGCGGTTGCGGGTTATTTTACAGGGCAGCTCCAGTTTGATGGCATTGTGTCTGCGCCGCCTGTGCCGGTATTCTTTGATTTAGATATTGGTGGAGTATTCTCACATGGATTATATACAGTTGTGTTTGCTTTCTTATTAGTAACGATTTTTGATACGACAGGCACAATGGTAGGTGTAGCAGAGCAGGCTGGCTTGATGAAGGATGGGAACTTTCCAAGAGTGAAGCCGGCATTAATGGCTGATGCGATGGCAACAATTGTTGGGTCTACGTTTGGTACAAGTCCTTCTAGTGCATACATTGAATCCTCCTCAGGTGTGGCAGTTGGGGGCCGTTCTGGGCTCACGTCACTTGTTGTTGGGTTGTTATTCATTGTTTCACTTTTCTTTTCACCATTTGTTTCAGCGATTTCATCTCTTTCAGCCATTACGGCACCTGTGCTGATTATTGTTGGCTGCTTTATGATGGAAGGGTTAGCACGTGTGAATTGGAAGGTGTTTGATGAAGCGTTTCCTGCATTTGCGATTATCTTAACGATGCCATTGACATCAAGCATCGCGACAGGAATTTCAATTGGATTTATTACGTACCCATTAATGAAGCTAGTTAGCGGAAAAGCAAAAGATGTTCATCCTATTTTGTACGTGTTTGGCGTTATCTTTATTATCCAAATGATTTTCTTTCCTGCACATTAA
- a CDS encoding DMT family transporter, translated as MMPHTNKLSLQLLVLAIVAIWGYSWVLMKVSLEYMGPFTFSLLRFAVGTFTLFLILFILRNPLPKKERLFDLFLLGLLQTTFVFLLVMYGMRFVEAGKSSVILYSMPLWSSLFAKIFLNEQVTSKKWLGISIGTVGLLFIIGWDVFLTQNLNVVFGEVLIVLAAVSWGMANIFHQKKFKNEDKIQVTTFQMFFGTLGIFLATLLIDSEKPLALTPMSIYTILFTGVLASAFCFSVWFYLLTKVNIVTVTISSLLVPVFGLLFSWILLGEEMNTQMIIGSVLILIGILITKELRLPRFIRDH; from the coding sequence ATGATGCCACATACAAATAAGCTCTCTCTTCAACTTTTAGTGTTGGCAATCGTCGCGATTTGGGGCTATTCGTGGGTGCTGATGAAAGTTTCATTGGAATATATGGGGCCGTTTACATTTTCTTTGCTTCGTTTTGCTGTCGGCACTTTCACATTATTTCTGATTCTATTTATTCTAAGAAATCCACTTCCGAAGAAAGAACGGTTATTTGATTTATTTCTGCTTGGCTTGCTGCAAACAACGTTCGTCTTCCTACTCGTTATGTATGGCATGCGTTTCGTAGAAGCAGGCAAGTCATCTGTTATCCTTTACTCCATGCCTCTTTGGAGTAGTCTATTTGCTAAGATCTTTCTAAACGAACAGGTAACATCGAAAAAATGGCTGGGAATTAGCATAGGAACTGTCGGCTTATTATTTATCATTGGGTGGGATGTCTTCTTAACGCAGAATTTGAATGTCGTATTTGGAGAAGTACTCATTGTACTTGCAGCTGTTTCTTGGGGAATGGCGAACATTTTTCACCAAAAGAAATTTAAAAATGAAGATAAAATACAAGTGACGACGTTTCAGATGTTCTTCGGGACACTTGGAATCTTTCTCGCAACCTTACTAATTGATAGCGAAAAGCCACTTGCACTAACGCCGATGAGCATTTATACGATTTTATTTACAGGCGTGCTTGCTTCTGCTTTTTGCTTTTCCGTTTGGTTCTACCTTTTAACGAAAGTAAACATCGTGACTGTCACCATTTCTTCTTTACTTGTGCCTGTATTTGGACTTCTGTTCAGCTGGATACTGTTAGGAGAAGAAATGAACACCCAGATGATTATCGGTTCAGTACTTATCTTAATTGGCATTCTTATTACAAAAGAACTGCGCCTCCCTCGTTTTATAAGAGATCATTAA
- the kynA gene encoding tryptophan 2,3-dioxygenase produces the protein MTYHENDHQNRAAESEKGIHTDFVNNMTYGEYLQLDKILSAQHRLSDHHDEMLFIIIHQVSELWMRLILHEVHAAIEAIQQEDLQTAFKQLARVSKTQTQIIQAWDVLSTLTPAEYMEFRDSLGQASGFQSYQYRMIEFALGYKTSHVLKIYKKDPELHAKLTEAFHKPSIYDVAIQALAKADLPVNPALLKRDFSKPYKADDSVKKAWMTVYKDTDTYWELYQLAEKLVDIEDWLQQWRFRHMKTVERIIGFKTGTGGSSGVGYLKKVLDQRFFPELWDLRTDL, from the coding sequence ATGACCTATCATGAAAACGACCATCAAAACCGTGCTGCTGAATCAGAAAAAGGCATACACACTGATTTTGTAAACAATATGACATATGGAGAATATCTGCAACTAGATAAAATTCTCTCAGCTCAACACCGCCTTTCCGACCATCATGATGAAATGCTTTTTATTATTATCCATCAAGTTAGCGAGCTATGGATGCGGCTTATTCTACATGAAGTGCATGCAGCAATTGAAGCGATTCAGCAAGAAGACTTGCAGACGGCTTTCAAGCAATTAGCTCGTGTTTCCAAAACACAGACACAAATCATCCAAGCATGGGATGTTCTTTCAACCTTAACCCCTGCTGAATATATGGAATTTCGTGATTCATTAGGACAAGCCTCTGGATTTCAGTCCTATCAATATCGTATGATTGAATTTGCACTCGGCTATAAAACATCACACGTTCTTAAAATCTATAAAAAAGACCCAGAGCTACATGCGAAGCTGACAGAAGCATTCCATAAGCCAAGCATCTATGATGTTGCGATTCAAGCACTAGCAAAAGCAGACTTGCCGGTTAATCCTGCTTTGCTTAAGCGAGACTTTTCGAAACCATACAAGGCAGATGACTCCGTGAAAAAGGCGTGGATGACTGTTTATAAAGATACCGACACTTATTGGGAACTATATCAATTAGCAGAAAAGCTTGTCGATATTGAAGATTGGCTCCAGCAGTGGCGCTTCCGTCATATGAAAACAGTTGAACGAATTATTGGATTCAAAACAGGGACAGGCGGCTCTTCTGGTGTTGGTTATTTGAAGAAAGTACTTGATCAACGTTTCTTCCCTGAGCTTTGGGATCTGCGTACAGATTTATAA
- a CDS encoding CapA family protein, whose amino-acid sequence MRLFLTVLAMVLVMANSSGVAAQEEKPITIAFTGDVLFAGSIKNAINQHGVNYPFVYVKQEVESADIAMLNLETAITASNDKYPKIYNFKAAPHVLGGIKQSGFDLVSLANNHAMDYREKGLTDTMNHLKAYKLPYVGAGKNKLEAYTPKRFIVNGKTISIFGFSHVLPSVSWYVQANKPGIASGYQLDRMEYLIRKEKKDYGSDYVFVNIHWGQEKNPNPVAYQKTYARKLIEAGADGIVGHHPHVLQGFEYYKGKPIAYSLGNFLFPSYVSGNTAETGILTYSIQNGKISMKFTPYQIHQNQIIKKDQAYNEKLLTKMRNLSVNIARDKTCFFPKFEQKLNICGK is encoded by the coding sequence ATGCGTTTATTTTTAACCGTGCTGGCGATGGTGCTTGTAATGGCTAATAGCAGTGGAGTTGCCGCACAAGAAGAAAAGCCGATAACAATTGCATTTACAGGAGATGTGTTGTTTGCTGGCAGTATTAAGAATGCGATTAATCAACATGGGGTCAATTATCCATTTGTGTATGTGAAACAAGAGGTTGAATCAGCGGATATAGCGATGCTGAACTTAGAAACAGCGATTACAGCTTCGAATGATAAGTATCCGAAGATCTATAATTTCAAAGCAGCACCACATGTATTAGGGGGCATAAAACAATCAGGGTTTGATTTAGTGAGCTTAGCGAACAATCATGCGATGGATTACCGTGAGAAAGGCTTAACTGATACGATGAACCATCTAAAAGCATACAAGCTGCCTTACGTAGGAGCAGGGAAAAATAAACTAGAAGCCTACACACCGAAACGCTTCATTGTAAATGGAAAAACCATCTCGATCTTTGGCTTTTCGCACGTGCTTCCGTCTGTTTCGTGGTATGTACAAGCTAATAAACCAGGCATCGCAAGCGGCTATCAGTTGGATCGGATGGAATATTTAATTCGCAAAGAGAAAAAGGATTATGGCTCTGATTATGTGTTTGTTAATATTCATTGGGGGCAAGAAAAGAATCCAAATCCAGTTGCGTATCAGAAAACATATGCTAGGAAGTTAATTGAAGCTGGTGCAGATGGCATTGTTGGGCATCATCCGCATGTCCTGCAAGGCTTTGAATATTATAAAGGCAAGCCAATTGCGTATTCGCTCGGAAACTTTCTTTTTCCGTCATACGTAAGTGGAAATACAGCTGAAACAGGGATATTAACGTATAGCATACAGAACGGCAAGATTTCGATGAAGTTTACACCATATCAAATTCATCAAAATCAAATTATAAAAAAGGATCAAGCCTATAACGAGAAACTGTTAACGAAAATGAGAAATTTATCTGTTAATATCGCTCGTGACAAGACATGTTTCTTTCCGAAGTTTGAACAGAAGCTAAATATATGTGGAAAATAA